Below is a window of Pseudarthrobacter equi DNA.
TCCTGACGGAACATGGGACGAACCACGAATTTCTGCCCTCCTCGCGTCCAGTTCACCGCTAGTCGTTTCGGGGACGGTCGAGAACCAAGGACGCTTCTACGACTGCTTCTCCGCCGTCATTCTGCTCAGCGCGCCGCTGGAGGTCCTGCTCCAGCGGGTGTCGGGTCGTACGAACAATACCTATGGCCGCTCCGAAGCTGACCAGTCCGCGATCCGGCAATACGTCCTCGAT
It encodes the following:
- a CDS encoding AAA family ATPase → MSRILITGMSGAGKTTLLHELSRRGHRTVDTDYDGWVLPDGTWDEPRISALLASSSPLVVSGTVENQGRFYDCFSAVILLSAPLEVLLQRVSGRTNNTYGRSEADQSAIRQYVLDVEPLLRSGATLELDARRPVADLADDVERIMAAPGHA